The Nitrospirota bacterium genome includes a window with the following:
- a CDS encoding nucleotidyltransferase family protein, with the protein MAIPDIQVHDIPAVILAGGQGVRLRSCVTDRPKPMALVAGRPFLEWLLLRLRRWGVREVVLCVGYGAHQIRRYFSDGTWLDMEIRYAQEESPLGTAGALRLALPFLDSDPVLVLNGDSYCDAPLDHFLASHCQRGADGSLLLVKVPDPLRYGTVGLNSEGRIMTFHEKAAPPVGAWINAGQYLFARELVATIPAGVPLSLEHEIIPRWLARRLVGFSGHWPFLDIGTPESYRQADAFFQSACLADVRPARMAGGSP; encoded by the coding sequence ATGGCAATACCTGATATTCAGGTTCATGACATACCAGCGGTCATACTGGCCGGCGGCCAAGGGGTGCGTTTACGTTCCTGCGTGACCGATCGGCCCAAGCCAATGGCGCTGGTCGCTGGCCGGCCTTTTCTCGAATGGCTGCTGCTCAGGCTGCGACGGTGGGGTGTCCGGGAAGTGGTTCTCTGCGTCGGGTACGGGGCTCACCAGATCCGGCGTTACTTCAGCGACGGAACCTGGCTGGACATGGAGATCCGATATGCTCAGGAAGAGAGTCCTCTCGGAACGGCAGGCGCGCTTCGGTTGGCGTTGCCTTTTCTTGATTCAGATCCAGTTCTCGTTCTCAACGGCGACTCATACTGTGACGCACCGCTCGATCACTTTCTTGCCTCTCATTGCCAACGAGGAGCGGATGGGTCACTGCTTCTCGTGAAGGTTCCGGATCCGCTCCGGTATGGCACCGTCGGTCTGAATAGCGAAGGTCGCATTATGACCTTCCATGAAAAGGCTGCCCCTCCTGTCGGCGCATGGATCAACGCCGGGCAGTATCTGTTCGCGCGAGAGCTAGTGGCTACCATCCCTGCGGGAGTACCCCTCTCGCTGGAACACGAAATCATCCCTCGGTGGCTCGCGCGGCGACTGGTCGGTTTCTCGGGGCATTGGCCCTTCTTGGATATTGGGACGCCGGAGTCTTATCGTCAAGCCGACGCTTTTTTTCAATCGGCTTGTCTGGCAGATGTCCGGCCTGCACGCATGGCAGGGGGATCTCCATGA
- a CDS encoding thiamine pyrophosphate-dependent enzyme, producing the protein MFRQTCLNRWFELEAARVYDTGVIKMPIYLSLGQEHIPAAISAVTRDWLIFGQHRVHSYYLSFGGDMEALIDELLHRSTGCSGGMGGSASLHGATIGLYGHSGLIGDQVPIAVGAALASGRPTLAVFGDAAAEEDYVYGAMGFAATKQLPVLFICEDNNLSILTPVSVRRSWSIVEVANALGLVASDITDDPWLIAHQVQELRSHLPAFLNIRTCRHRWHAGTGVDGVPAWNRFDWFKEEVRKLGLADEAAVIEEETRRRVEAAWRARLLTP; encoded by the coding sequence ATGTTTCGGCAAACCTGCCTCAATCGTTGGTTTGAACTCGAAGCGGCCCGGGTCTACGACACGGGTGTTATCAAGATGCCGATCTATCTCTCGCTCGGACAGGAACACATCCCGGCGGCGATTTCGGCAGTGACGCGCGACTGGTTGATCTTCGGACAACATCGAGTGCACTCGTACTATCTATCCTTTGGCGGCGACATGGAGGCGCTTATCGATGAACTCCTCCATCGGTCGACCGGGTGCAGCGGTGGAATGGGGGGATCCGCCTCCTTGCACGGGGCGACCATCGGGCTGTACGGGCATAGCGGTCTCATTGGGGATCAGGTACCCATCGCGGTTGGTGCAGCGCTGGCATCGGGCCGGCCGACCCTGGCGGTCTTCGGAGACGCCGCGGCCGAGGAAGACTATGTCTATGGGGCCATGGGCTTCGCTGCGACCAAGCAACTCCCTGTGCTGTTCATCTGTGAAGACAACAACCTGTCCATTCTGACACCGGTATCTGTCCGTCGCTCTTGGAGCATTGTCGAGGTCGCGAACGCCTTGGGCCTGGTGGCCAGTGACATCACCGACGATCCGTGGCTCATCGCCCACCAGGTCCAGGAACTGCGGTCTCACCTTCCGGCGTTCCTGAACATCCGGACCTGCCGCCACCGATGGCATGCTGGAACAGGGGTTGATGGGGTTCCCGCCTGGAATCGGTTTGACTGGTTCAAGGAAGAAGTGCGGAAGCTTGGCCTCGCAGACGAGGCTGCAGTCATTGAGGAGGAGACCCGCAGACGAGTCGAGGCCGCATGGCGAGCACGGTTGCTGACACCATAA
- a CDS encoding flagellar brake protein: MNGRESDDLTAPSFLEVGSALQLNLRAEGHNVQCGSTLLGWKEGAWLICEWPFQLGEAVACEPSAPCVVRYFLAGKLIGFRSEVRTATRTPVPLLFLAYPKQVEQVLVRKHLRVPSHEPLLLLRVDGDTQGHHAPSGPLLGGILRDLSISGCRAALVPPLQNLYPDTAVRLEFALPGIGHVSNLAGIVKNVSEQPDCCVVGIEFRFNQMEYIEYRGWGGTVQKAIELFVFQKQPTEKL; the protein is encoded by the coding sequence ATGAATGGCCGGGAATCGGACGATCTCACGGCGCCGTCTTTTCTGGAGGTCGGATCGGCGTTGCAACTGAACCTGCGGGCTGAGGGACACAATGTTCAGTGCGGCTCGACGCTGCTGGGATGGAAGGAAGGCGCCTGGCTCATTTGTGAATGGCCTTTCCAGCTTGGGGAAGCAGTGGCCTGCGAGCCGAGCGCACCGTGCGTCGTGCGATATTTCTTGGCCGGCAAGTTGATCGGCTTTCGCAGCGAAGTCCGCACCGCGACTCGCACGCCGGTGCCGCTCTTGTTCCTGGCCTATCCGAAGCAGGTCGAGCAGGTGCTGGTGAGAAAGCACCTGCGGGTGCCAAGCCATGAGCCGTTGCTACTTCTGCGAGTCGACGGTGACACGCAGGGTCATCATGCCCCGTCAGGTCCTTTGCTCGGCGGCATCTTGCGGGATCTGAGCATCTCCGGTTGCCGCGCCGCGCTCGTTCCGCCGTTGCAGAATCTGTATCCGGACACCGCAGTACGCTTGGAGTTCGCGTTGCCAGGCATCGGACATGTGAGCAATCTGGCCGGAATCGTCAAAAACGTGTCGGAACAACCGGACTGCTGTGTCGTGGGCATCGAGTTTCGCTTCAATCAGATGGAATACATCGAATACCGGGGATGGGGAGGGACAGTGCAGAAGGCCATCGAGCTTTTCGTTTTTCAGAAGCAACCAACGGAGAAACTGTGA
- a CDS encoding NAD-dependent epimerase/dehydratase family protein: MTDLMVTGGSGLLGSAVRRLFPLATFISRHEADLRDRTEVTALFRRVRPRRVLHLAAWVGGVHANCERNADFFIDNVLINTNVLAAAYQEGVERLIGVLSSCAFPVSDRVVTESDLHTGSPFSGNLGYGYAKRMLDVQVHLMAQQYGWSCSTITPVTMYGPGDNCDPRRSHVVAALIQRCWQAQQEGEPFVVWGSGEAVRQFVFVDDVARVLGMLLKSSGGPDSVIVAPDRGITIRRLAELIAGKMGYHGPILFDHGKPEGVRVRRLRSARFSDYFPDFAFTSLEEGLQKTIAWFLGQRATRETTDRQQVCQ; this comes from the coding sequence ATGACCGACCTGATGGTCACTGGCGGCAGCGGACTCCTAGGCTCGGCCGTTCGCCGGCTGTTTCCGTTGGCGACGTTTATCTCCAGACACGAGGCTGACTTGCGCGATCGGACCGAGGTAACGGCCCTGTTCAGACGTGTCCGACCCCGTCGGGTCCTTCATTTGGCTGCCTGGGTGGGAGGGGTCCACGCCAATTGCGAGCGGAATGCCGACTTTTTCATAGACAATGTGCTCATCAACACCAATGTACTCGCGGCTGCCTATCAAGAGGGTGTGGAGCGACTGATCGGCGTGCTCTCGTCCTGTGCATTCCCCGTAAGTGACCGTGTCGTAACTGAATCGGATCTTCATACCGGATCGCCCTTTTCGGGCAATCTCGGCTATGGGTACGCCAAGCGGATGCTCGACGTCCAGGTCCACCTGATGGCCCAGCAGTATGGATGGTCATGCAGCACGATCACGCCGGTCACGATGTACGGACCAGGCGACAATTGTGATCCGCGCAGGAGTCACGTTGTGGCTGCGCTGATCCAGCGATGCTGGCAGGCTCAGCAGGAAGGGGAGCCGTTCGTGGTCTGGGGGAGCGGAGAAGCCGTTCGGCAATTTGTCTTTGTCGATGATGTGGCGCGGGTGCTCGGAATGCTCCTGAAATCCTCTGGCGGTCCGGATTCTGTCATCGTGGCTCCTGATCGTGGGATCACCATTCGCCGGCTCGCGGAGCTCATCGCGGGAAAGATGGGCTATCACGGGCCGATCCTTTTCGACCATGGCAAACCAGAAGGTGTTCGCGTCAGGAGGCTTCGAAGCGCCCGGTTTTCAGACTACTTTCCGGATTTTGCGTTCACGAGCCTGGAAGAAGGGCTGCAAAAAACGATCGCGTGGTTTCTGGGACAGCGAGCCACACGGGAGACCACCGACAGGCAACAGGTGTGCCAGTGA
- a CDS encoding NAD(P)-dependent oxidoreductase yields the protein MKDGRRVFITGGAGYIGSVLTRALLARGFRVTVLDNFLYRQTSLLECCHKEGLEIIRGDCRDERILNDLLPRMDLLIPLAALVGAPACDRDRVGALTTNLEAIRLLCKLSSPQQWLLFPTTNSGYGIGQPGVLCTEQSPLRPISLYGETKVQAEQVVLDRGNAVALRLATVFGPSPRMRVDLLVNDFVWHAVHDRAVVIFEGHAKRNYIHVRDVARAFLHVIDQFDAVKNQPYNVGLDDANLSKLELCRVIQRVLPEFVFFEAPIGRDPDQRDYTVSSARFRATGYRPVWSLEEGIEELIKAYTIMGSMRYGNT from the coding sequence ATGAAAGACGGGCGGCGAGTGTTCATCACGGGTGGGGCTGGCTACATCGGATCAGTGTTGACACGCGCGCTGCTCGCCAGAGGATTTCGCGTTACGGTCCTCGATAATTTTCTTTATCGCCAAACCAGTCTCCTGGAGTGTTGCCACAAAGAAGGGCTGGAGATTATCCGCGGGGACTGCCGCGACGAACGGATTCTCAACGATTTGTTGCCTCGAATGGATCTCTTGATTCCCTTGGCCGCCCTGGTGGGTGCGCCAGCGTGCGACCGTGATCGTGTCGGAGCGCTCACCACGAATCTTGAGGCGATTCGTCTCCTATGCAAATTGTCCTCTCCGCAGCAATGGCTTCTGTTCCCGACCACGAACAGCGGATACGGCATTGGGCAGCCGGGCGTTCTGTGCACGGAACAGTCCCCGCTCCGGCCGATCAGCCTGTACGGCGAGACGAAAGTGCAAGCCGAGCAAGTGGTGCTGGACCGGGGTAATGCGGTCGCGCTGCGTCTCGCCACGGTGTTTGGACCATCGCCACGCATGAGAGTTGACCTATTGGTCAACGACTTTGTCTGGCACGCGGTCCACGATCGGGCTGTCGTGATCTTTGAAGGGCATGCCAAACGCAACTACATACACGTGCGCGATGTTGCGCGGGCATTCCTGCACGTCATCGATCAGTTCGACGCGGTGAAAAATCAACCGTACAACGTCGGGCTAGACGACGCCAATCTGTCGAAACTTGAGCTGTGCCGGGTTATTCAGCGGGTGTTGCCTGAATTCGTCTTCTTCGAGGCGCCGATCGGGCGTGATCCCGATCAACGCGATTACACCGTTTCCAGTGCGCGGTTTCGTGCTACGGGGTATCGGCCGGTCTGGAGCCTCGAGGAGGGAATCGAAGAGCTGATCAAGGCGTATACGATCATGGGGTCCATGCGTTATGGCAATACCTGA
- a CDS encoding HD-GYP domain-containing protein: MRKRIPVEQLTVGMRIVRLDRSWLETPFLSHRMRVTDKTEIEALKANGIRFVDVEIEDSHEAAVVDRPEEAMPSGPQETAAALGVAQPEVPEPPPATSFEEELPAARQVYRAAKHIIEGAMHDVRMGREINVDAVNHVVSEMADSVLRNPDALTSLSRLKKFDEYTFYHSVNTSVLALALGRRLGCNQIALHRLGVGALLHDIGKTKIPLEILNKPGKFEPHEFELMKQHVMRGVEILSSTTGLDDTCLRPALEHHERVDGTGYPYRRKKEDLSQFGMIAAVVDIYDAITSDRCYHKAKPPHEALQFLYMLGQCSHLHSELVQRFIQVVGVYPVGSCVVLNTGEIAVVSKINHHEPLKPIVLVLRDGSGSALHKPESLDLATQVCKPVRAIETVLDPTVAGLNPNDVLDGGRS; encoded by the coding sequence ATGCGCAAACGTATTCCAGTCGAACAGCTCACCGTCGGGATGCGCATTGTCAGGTTGGATCGGTCGTGGTTGGAGACGCCGTTTCTTAGCCATCGGATGCGCGTGACGGACAAGACCGAGATCGAGGCGCTCAAAGCCAACGGAATCCGGTTCGTCGATGTGGAGATCGAAGACAGCCATGAAGCGGCGGTTGTCGATCGACCAGAGGAGGCGATGCCATCGGGTCCGCAGGAAACAGCCGCTGCTCTAGGGGTCGCTCAGCCTGAAGTGCCAGAACCGCCTCCAGCGACCTCCTTCGAAGAGGAGCTTCCCGCCGCGCGGCAGGTGTACCGCGCGGCCAAGCACATCATCGAAGGCGCCATGCACGACGTCCGCATGGGGCGCGAAATCAACGTGGACGCGGTCAACCACGTGGTGTCGGAAATGGCGGACAGTGTGCTAAGAAATCCGGACGCGCTGACGAGCCTCTCGCGGCTCAAGAAATTCGACGAATATACCTTTTACCACTCCGTCAATACCTCAGTCCTGGCGCTTGCACTGGGTCGTCGACTCGGTTGCAACCAGATTGCACTCCACCGGTTAGGTGTGGGTGCCCTCCTTCACGACATTGGGAAGACCAAAATCCCCCTCGAGATTCTGAACAAACCCGGAAAGTTCGAACCGCACGAATTCGAGCTCATGAAGCAGCACGTCATGCGGGGCGTGGAGATCCTGTCTTCCACCACCGGATTGGACGACACTTGTCTCCGGCCGGCGCTGGAACACCACGAGCGGGTGGACGGCACCGGTTACCCCTATCGGCGAAAAAAAGAGGACTTAAGCCAGTTCGGTATGATTGCGGCCGTGGTGGACATCTACGACGCGATCACGAGTGATAGGTGCTACCACAAGGCGAAGCCGCCGCACGAGGCGCTTCAGTTTCTCTACATGCTGGGCCAGTGCAGCCATCTCCACAGCGAGCTGGTCCAACGGTTCATCCAAGTGGTCGGGGTTTACCCCGTCGGTTCCTGTGTTGTGCTGAACACCGGTGAGATCGCGGTCGTGAGCAAAATCAATCATCACGAACCGCTCAAGCCGATTGTCCTGGTGCTCAGAGACGGATCTGGGAGCGCGCTGCACAAGCCGGAGTCCCTCGATCTGGCCACCCAGGTGTGCAAGCCGGTGCGTGCGATCGAGACAGTGCTCGATCCCACAGTCGCTGGCTTGAATCCGAACGACGTGCTTGATGGAGGTCGCTCATGA
- a CDS encoding kinase, protein MIISRTPFRISFFGGGTDYPSWFRTHGGAVLGAAIDKYCYLTCRYLPPFFEHRFRIVYSKIEDRVAVADIEHPAVRTVLQFLGVTRGVEIHHDGDLPARSGMGSSSAFTVGLLHVLHALKGQMVSRQQLAEEAIHVEQGLLRETVGCQDQILAAYGGLNHISFLQNGTFSVRPVPLSASRVQELNEHLMLFYTGIQRTASQVADSYVSHLEERRRHLRIIKDLVDEGLSVLSSGGSLVAFGELLHEAWEAKRSLSHMVSNDYVDELYAAARSAGAIGGKLTGAGGGGFLLLFVTPDARTSVRNRLNRLIHVPMSVASTGSQIVFFDREHEYAEEHAARDRQLSDACRPLSTCLGPS, encoded by the coding sequence ATGATTATCAGTCGAACTCCGTTTCGCATCTCCTTCTTCGGCGGCGGAACGGATTATCCCTCATGGTTCCGAACTCACGGTGGGGCTGTTCTGGGAGCCGCCATCGACAAGTATTGCTACCTGACGTGCCGATACCTCCCGCCGTTCTTCGAACATCGGTTCCGCATTGTGTACTCCAAGATTGAGGATCGTGTCGCGGTCGCCGATATCGAGCATCCCGCCGTCAGGACGGTCCTTCAGTTTCTCGGGGTGACCCGCGGGGTGGAGATCCATCACGATGGCGATCTGCCGGCACGCAGCGGCATGGGGTCGAGTTCGGCGTTCACGGTGGGCCTTCTGCATGTCCTTCATGCGCTCAAGGGGCAGATGGTGAGTCGCCAGCAACTGGCTGAGGAAGCCATCCATGTCGAACAGGGTCTCCTGCGTGAAACGGTGGGCTGCCAAGATCAAATCCTGGCTGCGTACGGTGGATTGAACCATATCAGTTTTCTCCAAAACGGGACGTTCTCGGTCCGCCCAGTCCCTCTCTCAGCTTCCCGGGTCCAGGAACTCAACGAGCACTTGATGCTCTTCTACACCGGGATTCAACGAACGGCGTCCCAGGTGGCCGACAGCTATGTCAGCCATCTCGAGGAACGACGGCGACATCTTCGCATCATCAAGGATCTTGTGGACGAAGGCCTATCGGTGCTGTCGAGCGGAGGAAGTCTCGTCGCCTTCGGCGAGTTGCTGCACGAGGCCTGGGAAGCGAAACGCAGCCTCAGCCACATGGTCTCGAACGACTATGTCGATGAACTTTATGCCGCAGCGCGCTCCGCTGGCGCTATTGGAGGCAAACTGACCGGGGCTGGCGGTGGCGGGTTTCTCTTGCTCTTCGTGACACCGGACGCCCGGACGTCCGTGCGGAACCGGCTTAATCGTCTCATTCATGTACCGATGAGCGTGGCCAGTACAGGGAGCCAAATTGTGTTTTTTGATCGAGAGCACGAGTATGCGGAGGAACATGCCGCCAGGGATCGGCAACTGTCGGATGCTTGTCGCCCGCTGAGTACGTGTCTCGGCCCATCGTAA
- a CDS encoding DegT/DnrJ/EryC1/StrS family aminotransferase, producing the protein MQPSSSVTAPAIRWHLAEDTIDRHDVNRLVAWLQTYPRLTQGAITREFETRWSQWLGIPYSVFCNSGSSANLLMYYALLVSGRLRNTTVIVPSVGWATSIAPAIQFGFQPVMCEADPDTFGLELNHLEDLLRRTGAATVLLVQVLGVPHKMDELLDLKSRYGFILLEDACAAIGAEYHGRRVGTFGDLASFSFYFGHQMSTIEGGMVSTEDKRFADLLRLLRSHGWSRDLDAESHQALIRRYEIDDFHSPFVFYEPGFNLRSTDLNAFIGLGQLDKLDAMTAQRRANHERYARHLAGRFRSQQPPAGARVASIHYGLLADHTEQRKRIVSALIAHGVETRLFSAGNLGLHPFWINRYGKASFPMADRIHHCGFFLPNHHSLDPVDVDRIANIVLEAA; encoded by the coding sequence ATGCAACCATCATCAAGCGTGACGGCACCAGCCATTCGGTGGCATCTGGCTGAAGATACGATTGATCGGCACGACGTGAACCGGCTGGTTGCGTGGTTACAGACCTATCCACGTCTGACACAAGGGGCGATCACCCGTGAATTCGAGACACGTTGGAGCCAGTGGCTGGGAATCCCCTATTCGGTGTTCTGCAATTCAGGATCGTCCGCCAACCTGCTCATGTATTACGCGCTGCTTGTGAGCGGCCGACTAAGAAACACCACGGTCATTGTTCCCAGTGTGGGGTGGGCGACGTCGATCGCGCCCGCGATTCAGTTCGGTTTTCAGCCGGTCATGTGTGAGGCCGATCCGGACACCTTCGGGCTGGAGTTGAACCACCTGGAAGATCTCTTACGGCGGACGGGAGCAGCCACGGTGTTGTTGGTCCAGGTTTTGGGCGTCCCTCACAAGATGGACGAGTTGCTTGATCTCAAATCTCGGTACGGCTTCATTCTTCTCGAAGACGCCTGTGCTGCGATCGGCGCAGAGTACCATGGCAGACGGGTTGGAACATTCGGTGATCTGGCCAGTTTCTCTTTTTATTTCGGGCACCAAATGTCCACGATCGAGGGCGGCATGGTCTCGACGGAGGACAAGCGATTCGCTGACTTGCTCCGGCTCCTGCGCAGTCATGGGTGGAGCAGGGATCTCGATGCTGAGAGTCACCAGGCTCTGATTCGTCGATACGAAATCGACGATTTTCATTCGCCCTTCGTGTTCTATGAACCCGGCTTCAATCTGCGATCCACGGATCTGAATGCCTTCATCGGCCTTGGCCAATTGGACAAACTTGACGCCATGACGGCGCAAAGACGGGCCAACCACGAGCGTTATGCCAGGCATTTGGCCGGCCGTTTCCGCAGTCAGCAACCGCCTGCGGGGGCCCGCGTGGCCAGCATTCACTATGGTCTCCTGGCCGATCACACAGAGCAACGAAAACGCATCGTCTCGGCTCTAATCGCTCACGGCGTGGAAACCCGCCTCTTCTCCGCTGGCAATCTCGGCCTGCATCCGTTCTGGATCAATCGCTATGGAAAAGCAAGTTTTCCCATGGCCGACCGCATCCATCACTGTGGTTTCTTCCTGCCGAATCACCATTCGCTGGATCCGGTCGATGTGGACCGCATCGCGAACATCGTGCTGGAGGCGGCATGA
- a CDS encoding transketolase C-terminal domain-containing protein, whose product MASTVADTIRTITREHLTKHNGLLFGQCVTAVGWIGGTVPELSEEKGIVELSIADVANAGIAVGAALMGRRPIYVIRYQGFMWYNAAPLLNYAAKSKDMWKIPCPLFVRAIAMEGGIGPSSTGCHHGMVIRMPGMPVVAPMTPKEWQAAWEWFLAHDNPLYVSEHRRSFPIHEELAHRLNERADITILAISAARLNALEAVDLLARDGIVCDLVHVVWLKPFTVTDIMLESLARTRVGLVVDSDFAIAGAARSIAYELMWRAKVPVYAMGLDDRTAGFAPQLDNVTPTGPRIAETVRQLLDTKAHCQLSCETPP is encoded by the coding sequence ATGGCGAGCACGGTTGCTGACACCATAAGAACCATCACGCGCGAGCATCTGACCAAGCACAATGGCCTGCTGTTCGGCCAATGTGTGACCGCGGTCGGCTGGATTGGCGGAACCGTCCCGGAGTTGTCAGAGGAGAAGGGTATCGTCGAACTCTCCATCGCCGATGTGGCGAACGCCGGCATCGCCGTTGGGGCCGCTCTCATGGGGCGGCGACCGATTTATGTGATCCGCTATCAGGGGTTCATGTGGTACAACGCGGCGCCTTTGCTCAATTACGCGGCCAAATCCAAAGACATGTGGAAGATTCCCTGTCCGCTGTTCGTGAGGGCCATTGCGATGGAAGGTGGCATCGGGCCTTCATCAACGGGCTGCCATCACGGGATGGTGATCCGCATGCCTGGCATGCCTGTGGTTGCCCCGATGACTCCAAAGGAATGGCAGGCCGCCTGGGAGTGGTTTCTGGCCCACGACAATCCTCTCTATGTCAGCGAGCATCGCCGGAGCTTTCCAATCCATGAAGAACTGGCCCATCGGCTGAACGAGCGGGCAGATATCACCATCCTTGCGATTAGCGCTGCTCGTCTGAACGCGCTTGAGGCGGTAGATCTGCTGGCCCGCGACGGGATCGTTTGCGATCTCGTTCATGTGGTGTGGCTCAAACCGTTCACGGTGACCGACATCATGTTGGAATCGCTCGCGCGGACGCGCGTGGGACTGGTCGTCGATTCCGATTTCGCCATCGCCGGAGCTGCGCGGTCCATAGCCTACGAACTGATGTGGCGCGCCAAGGTGCCTGTTTACGCAATGGGGTTGGACGACCGGACAGCCGGATTTGCGCCTCAGCTCGACAATGTCACCCCCACCGGTCCTCGGATCGCGGAGACCGTTCGGCAACTCCTCGACACGAAAGCGCATTGTCAGCTTTCATGCGAAACTCCCCCCTGA
- a CDS encoding DUF3391 domain-containing protein encodes MGTRKRIAVDQLKPGMFLVELDRPWIKTPLLFHKRLIRRPEEIDLLKRHGIREVTIDLGKGADIDKSAGSAPASLPQSAETPATNPDTRVPSDRPGLLPGTGKLLAARKMYAEAHSVMECFLDDATMDREPAITPLKDLVSTMLDRILDDRTSVLTQLFLGQMQRYDRSLAVHAVDTCVLSLIFGTEFGLTGEDREAVGTGALLHDIGYLRLPRNLYRRAHSCTEQERRLMQEHPRLGVAMLAGSKDVRDNIARVVREHHERRDGSGFPAGLAGPAISPLSQLVGLVDTYDGLVNPRGSQTPLIPHEAIRQLFVLGQKGQFEMEIVEVAIKALGVYPIGSLVQLNTGERGVVVAVNPLQRLKPVLALISDAHQQLSQEPLFVDLSEQDASAPPRSIVQCLDPAHERIDIAAYLQLCLNGQQT; translated from the coding sequence ATGGGAACGCGCAAGCGCATCGCCGTCGACCAGTTGAAGCCCGGCATGTTCCTCGTCGAACTGGACCGACCATGGATCAAGACCCCCCTTCTCTTCCACAAGCGGCTCATCAGGCGGCCGGAGGAGATCGATCTCCTCAAACGGCACGGCATCCGTGAAGTCACGATCGATCTTGGCAAGGGAGCGGATATCGATAAATCAGCCGGTAGCGCTCCAGCCTCGTTGCCGCAATCCGCAGAGACGCCAGCCACCAACCCGGACACGCGAGTACCGTCGGATAGGCCTGGTCTCTTGCCCGGGACCGGCAAGCTGCTCGCCGCCCGCAAAATGTACGCCGAGGCCCACTCCGTGATGGAGTGCTTCCTTGATGACGCCACGATGGATCGCGAGCCGGCCATCACCCCGCTCAAGGACCTCGTCTCGACTATGCTCGACCGCATCCTCGACGACCGCACGTCGGTGCTGACCCAGCTCTTCCTCGGGCAAATGCAACGATACGACCGGAGCCTTGCAGTTCATGCCGTCGACACCTGCGTGCTCTCCCTGATTTTCGGCACTGAATTCGGACTTACGGGCGAGGACCGAGAGGCTGTGGGCACCGGCGCCCTCCTGCACGACATCGGCTATCTTCGGCTTCCGCGCAATCTGTACCGTAGGGCGCACAGTTGCACGGAACAGGAACGTCGACTCATGCAAGAGCATCCGCGCCTCGGCGTGGCTATGCTAGCTGGGAGCAAAGATGTGCGCGACAACATTGCCCGCGTGGTGAGGGAACATCACGAGCGGCGTGATGGCTCGGGTTTTCCGGCAGGTCTCGCCGGCCCAGCGATTTCCCCTCTCAGCCAACTCGTGGGGCTAGTGGACACCTACGACGGTCTCGTCAACCCCCGAGGCAGTCAGACGCCTTTGATCCCACACGAAGCGATCAGACAACTGTTTGTCCTGGGACAAAAGGGGCAGTTCGAAATGGAGATCGTCGAAGTGGCCATCAAGGCTCTCGGCGTCTATCCGATCGGCAGCCTGGTGCAACTGAATACCGGGGAACGGGGCGTCGTCGTCGCCGTCAATCCGTTGCAACGGTTGAAGCCCGTTCTTGCCCTAATTTCGGACGCTCACCAGCAATTGTCTCAGGAGCCGCTGTTCGTGGATTTGTCCGAGCAGGATGCTTCCGCTCCGCCGCGATCGATTGTGCAATGTTTGGACCCGGCTCATGAGCGTATCGACATCGCGGCATATCTGCAACTCTGTCTCAACGGCCAACAGACATGA